A section of the Chryseobacterium scophthalmum genome encodes:
- a CDS encoding ATP-dependent Clp protease adaptor ClpS: protein MIFYNSIKDYEDPKRQYEEEVLVLDDTDEVYKLILHNDDIHTFDDVIEALIQICKHDPIQAEQCTMLVHFKGKCTVKTGSMDILKPMHEKLIARSLTSEIV from the coding sequence TTATGAAGATCCAAAACGACAGTACGAAGAGGAAGTTCTGGTTTTGGATGATACTGATGAAGTGTACAAACTGATTCTGCATAACGACGATATTCATACTTTTGACGATGTAATTGAAGCGTTGATTCAGATTTGCAAACATGATCCGATACAGGCAGAGCAATGCACCATGTTGGTTCATTTTAAAGGCAAATGCACCGTAAAAACAGGCTCAATGGATATTTTGAAGCCGATGCACGAAAAATTAATTGCAAGAAGCTTAACAAGCGAAATCGTATAA
- the udk gene encoding uridine kinase codes for MLVIGIAGGTGSGKTTVVDKIIQQLDIEGMNILSQDNYYNDNHNLTLTEREALNYDHPKSIDFDLLIQHVKALKNNETIEQPMYSFVTHGRTGDHVTVEPKNVLVVEGILVLTNKELLKEFDLKVFVHADSDERLIRRIKRDTQERGRDLNEVLHRYQTTLKPMHQEFIEPSKNEADLIIPNMRQNSVAIDFLTTVIKNSLRKH; via the coding sequence ATGCTTGTAATAGGAATTGCCGGAGGTACAGGATCGGGCAAAACTACCGTTGTTGATAAGATTATTCAACAGCTTGATATTGAGGGAATGAATATTCTTTCTCAAGATAATTATTATAATGATAATCATAATCTTACACTTACAGAAAGAGAAGCTTTAAACTACGATCATCCGAAATCCATCGATTTTGATTTATTGATTCAGCATGTAAAAGCTTTGAAAAATAATGAAACAATCGAGCAACCTATGTACAGCTTTGTAACACATGGGAGAACAGGAGATCATGTAACTGTTGAGCCGAAAAATGTTTTGGTAGTTGAAGGAATTCTGGTTTTAACAAATAAGGAATTGCTTAAAGAATTTGATTTAAAAGTATTCGTTCACGCAGATTCAGACGAGAGACTGATAAGGAGGATCAAAAGAGATACACAGGAAAGAGGAAGAGATCTGAACGAGGTTTTACACCGTTATCAGACTACTTTGAAGCCAATGCATCAGGAATTTATAGAGCCTTCAAAAAACGAAGCCGATTTAATTATTCCAAACATGAGACAGAATTCTGTCGCAATTGATTTTTTAACGACCGTTATTAAAAATTCATTAAGAAAACACTAA
- a CDS encoding FtsB family cell division protein, producing the protein MAEKELIKDIKPKSEIFKFFQSYVLNKYILTIFLFLVWMIFFDQTSFLVIHELNGEINKYEEQLDYYKSEYEKNDKFYKKLMNNKSEKEKYARENYFMKKPNEEIFILVVDSANIAKK; encoded by the coding sequence ATGGCAGAAAAAGAACTTATTAAAGATATCAAACCAAAATCGGAAATTTTTAAATTTTTTCAGAGTTATGTTTTAAACAAATATATTCTGACGATTTTCCTGTTTCTGGTGTGGATGATTTTCTTTGATCAAACTTCTTTTTTGGTAATCCATGAGCTCAATGGCGAAATTAACAAGTACGAAGAACAGCTCGATTATTATAAATCAGAATACGAAAAGAATGATAAATTCTACAAAAAACTGATGAATAATAAGTCTGAAAAAGAAAAATACGCCAGAGAAAATTATTTTATGAAAAAGCCCAACGAAGAGATCTTCATTCTCGTTGTAGACAGCGCAAATATTGCTAAAAAATAA